A region from the Vicia villosa cultivar HV-30 ecotype Madison, WI linkage group LG3, Vvil1.0, whole genome shotgun sequence genome encodes:
- the LOC131655797 gene encoding heat shock protein 21, chloroplastic-like, with the protein MHGSRNVWKLEYYTTSGPTSWCCRLSNPYHTFQNSPSLVSKFVYISQTKHSYFIKKTSTNTLHLSSLDKKMSQTLSSNIGLNYQAIISKTSLKPTHFPSLQKLKPLRAMTEDAREKLDHVPISNHQPQLKKRLVPFPSIPTWDRFPTARTVQEMLETMERMMEDPFAMSTIEWPSSPLPSEGVGGYRRRGRAPWEIKEGEEEYKLRFDMPGMNKEDVKVWVEEKMVVVKAEKGSNKKKNEEDEEWGSNSYGRYSGRIALPENVKFEDIKAEVKDGVLYITIPKVVSYSKVMDISVQ; encoded by the coding sequence ATGCATGGTTCTCGAAATGTCTGGAAACTGGAATACTACACGACCTCAGGTCCCACCAGCTGGTGCTGCCGACTAAGCAATCCATATCATACTTTCCAGAACTCTCCATCACTCGTTTCCAAATTTGTATATATTTCACAAACTAAACATTCTTACTTCATCAAAAAAACAAGCACCAATACTCTTCACCTCTCGAGTCTCGACAAGAAAATGTCACAAACATTATCCTCAAATATTGGTCTTAATTACCAAGCCATAATTTCCAAGACTTCATTGAAACCAACTCACTTCCCTTCATTACAAAAGCTGAAACCCCTCAGAGCCATGACAGAAGACGCAAGAGAAAAACTCGACCATGTCCCAATATCAAACCACCAGCCTCAACTCAAAAAGAGACTAGTTCCTTTTCCTTCCATACCGACATGGGACCGGTTTCCTACGGCGAGAACGGTTCAAGAGATGTTGGAAACAATGGAAAGAATGATGGAGGATCCATTTGCAATGAGCACGATTGAGTGGCCTTCATCACCTCTACCGAGTGAAGGAGTAGGTGGGTATAGAAGGAGGGGAAGAGCACCATGGGAGattaaagaaggagaagaagaatacaaGCTGAGGTTTGATATGCCTGGTATGAACAAGGAGGATGTGAAAGTGTGGGTGGAAGAGAAGATGGTAGTGGTTAAAGCTGAAAAAGGTTCCAACAAGAAGaagaacgaagaagatgaagaatgggGTTCAAATAGCTATGGTAGGTATAGTGGTAGAATTGCTTTGCCGGAGAATGTGAAGTTTGAGGATATTAAGGCTGAGGTTAAGGATGGTGTTCTTTACATAACCATTCCTAAGGTTGTTAGCTATTCCAAAGTTATGGATATCAGTGTTCAATAa
- the LOC131658099 gene encoding uncharacterized protein LOC131658099, with protein MERGLRQGDPISQFLFLIAVEGFNMLMKKAVDSGKYSGYKFEKGEERFTHLQYADDTLIIGEKSWSNIRTIKANLLLFEVMSGLKVNFNKSKLVGVNIRHRWLEEASHIMSCQMGSIPFKYPGLPIGANSKQIETWYPAIEVVKSKLSRWRNQCLSFGGRVVILKSVLTAIPVYFLSFFKAPAGIISKLESIFKKFLWGGSDNERRINWIQWEKVCRPLDERGWGLEI; from the coding sequence ATGGAGCGAGGGCTAAGACAAGGAGACCCTATTTCACAATTCCTATTCCTTATAGCTGTTGAAGGATTCAACATGCTGATGAAAAAGGCGGTGGACAGCGGTAAATATAGCGGATACAAATTTGAGAAAGGAGAAGAACGATTCACTCATTTACAATATGCTGACGACACTCTGATAATTGGGGAAAAAAGTTGGTCAAATATTCGAACCATAAAGGCAAATCTCTTACTTTTCGAAGTGATGTCTGGGCTAAAGGTGAATTTTAACAAAAGCAAGTTAGTGGGAGTAAACATTCGGCATAGGTGGCTTGAAGAAGCATCACATATCATGAGCTGTCAAATGGGCTCTATCCCATTCAAATATCCGGGTCTCCCAATTGGAGCCAAttcaaaacaaatagaaacatgGTATCCTGCGATAGAAGTGGTTAAGTCAAAACTTTCTAGATGGAGGAATCAATGTCTTTCGTTTGGGGGCAGAGTGGTGATATTAAAATCAGTCCTTACTGCGATTCCGGTGTACTTTCTCTCATTCTTCAAGGCTCCGGCAGGTATTATTTCTAAACTAGAATCTATTTTCAAGAAATTTTTGTGGGGTGGGAGCGATAACGAGAGAAGAATCAACTGGATTCAATGGGAAAAGGTGTGCAGGCCATTAGATGAACGGGGTTGGGGGTTAGAAATCTAA
- the LOC131655798 gene encoding protein HHL1, chloroplastic-like isoform X1: MELGMSLNALLHPPLSSSSSTFNKSSSSFNQSLFSIPKQIPTRTQQRHHRHVLVVEAKGKKGMASRQFQRPPPPPLPKVEDDGNPKFVVFIRMANVNLWYPLSIVSGGTTAKIMIAAKDNFLGKYIYKDTLDRNLAAVIYRDEKEIQKTAFKQHPVLKSASEFRYGYKLIVNGNVKAALSSSNVIQLPTPDKLKTVADKAKDFFEDVKDTFRQITSLDATDDTEESKKETKQKSKVKG; the protein is encoded by the exons ATGGAACTAGGAATGTCTCTCAACGCTTTACTCCATCCTCCTCTATCAAGTTCCTCTTCAACCTTCAACAAATCCTCCTCCTCCTTCAACCAGTCTCTCTTCTCCATTCCAAAACAAATCCCAACCAGAACTCAACAACGCCACCACCGCCATGTCTTGGTGGTTGAAGCAAAAGGTAAAAAAGGAATGGCCTCTCGCCAATTCCAGcgccctcctcctcctcctttaCCAAAAGTCGAAGACGACGGTAACCCCAAGTTCGTTGTCTTCATCCGCATGGCTAATGTAAACCTCTGGTATCCTCTCAGTATTGTTTCCGGCGGCACAACCGCCAAAATCATGATTGCTGCTAAAGATAACTTTCTCGGCAAATATATCTACAAGGATACTCTTGATCGAAATCTTGCTGCAGTTATATACAGA GATGAGAAGGAGATACAGAAAACCGCATTCAAACAACATCCAGTGCTGAAGTCGGCCTCTGAATTCAGATATGGCTATAAGCTTATT GTGAATGGCAATGTAAAAGCCGCACTTTCTTCAAGTAATGTTATTCAG CTTCCTACACCAGATAAACTAAAAACCGTAGCTGATAAAGCGAAAGACTTTTTCGAAGATGTAAAGGATACCTTTCGGCAGATAACATCGTTAGACGCTACTGATGATACTGAGGAGTCTAAGAAAGAAACGAAACAAAAATCTAA GGTTAAAGGATGA
- the LOC131655798 gene encoding protein HHL1, chloroplastic-like isoform X2: MELGMSLNALLHPPLSSSSSTFNKSSSSFNQSLFSIPKQIPTRTQQRHHRHVLVVEAKGKKGMASRQFQRPPPPPLPKVEDDGNPKFVVFIRMANVNLWYPLSIVSGGTTAKIMIAAKDNFLGKYIYKDTLDRNLAAVIYRDEKEIQKTAFKQHPVLKSASEFRYGYKLIVNGNVKAALSSSNVIQLPTPDKLKTVADKAKDFFEDVKDTFRQITSLDATDDTEESKKETKQKSK; this comes from the exons ATGGAACTAGGAATGTCTCTCAACGCTTTACTCCATCCTCCTCTATCAAGTTCCTCTTCAACCTTCAACAAATCCTCCTCCTCCTTCAACCAGTCTCTCTTCTCCATTCCAAAACAAATCCCAACCAGAACTCAACAACGCCACCACCGCCATGTCTTGGTGGTTGAAGCAAAAGGTAAAAAAGGAATGGCCTCTCGCCAATTCCAGcgccctcctcctcctcctttaCCAAAAGTCGAAGACGACGGTAACCCCAAGTTCGTTGTCTTCATCCGCATGGCTAATGTAAACCTCTGGTATCCTCTCAGTATTGTTTCCGGCGGCACAACCGCCAAAATCATGATTGCTGCTAAAGATAACTTTCTCGGCAAATATATCTACAAGGATACTCTTGATCGAAATCTTGCTGCAGTTATATACAGA GATGAGAAGGAGATACAGAAAACCGCATTCAAACAACATCCAGTGCTGAAGTCGGCCTCTGAATTCAGATATGGCTATAAGCTTATT GTGAATGGCAATGTAAAAGCCGCACTTTCTTCAAGTAATGTTATTCAG CTTCCTACACCAGATAAACTAAAAACCGTAGCTGATAAAGCGAAAGACTTTTTCGAAGATGTAAAGGATACCTTTCGGCAGATAACATCGTTAGACGCTACTGATGATACTGAGGAGTCTAAGAAAGAAACGAAACAAAAATCTAAGTGA